A window of Chaetodon auriga isolate fChaAug3 chromosome 2, fChaAug3.hap1, whole genome shotgun sequence contains these coding sequences:
- the ripor3 gene encoding RIPOR family member 3 isoform X2, whose translation MSVKLRFDSPSDGGLVHRSRSFTGFSSLTGRRRPPSVRNSLRSKAMAGGKSPRMHLSPSRGGGAIWSLQPDQVDRVFQALRKGLKEFLEGHQAEMDFLSSQQRETKRNSRLAFLYDLEKEIRALERYIRRLEFQISKVEELYETYCIQWRLCQGAVNMKRAFSLSPSTRASRESLLELNRNHRHSLQDMSVMEGELEILLGELHIKMKGLIGFARLCPGDQYEVVVRLGRQRWRIRGRIESDDTQAWDEEEMVFLPHIHHNFEIKVTEAKGLGWLLVGMVTCASADFFVAKPQLMLVDVTELGTIKLQLEVTWNPFDSSEKMRPLSVSRQSVSSRKSSVYSWTAPSTPSFTEKYFISMVRELQDGEGSLPSLVSKSRHNRGGVSLLSYLSDPSHTGITSNHSPQSPYALSLHRTHSYPSSHSQGTSLGGSQTQLSLGEEGSLEGSAEERERRKTVEEEEEEDGGEEWRSVLDAHSTPAQSKTGSLLALQMSSTPDILRKNTAGEAEPETQSAALGPDTVSVQDSPECQLYSAPDSPTPSTQPPAVTASPPAVAAQAQERPGASGAQRRAQAVRLGALIAELEKMLQNQSCSEKELRALDHQILHLATILKNDLSLLRSSSSEETLAVEEVLGSFDFLSHDFNADDDTSCLGSLRLKDSGISSFQQSTLRSLGLFSQNSQSASEEEFVIAPLTSGNWGLDQALETHLDICCILLQMIQTTDFSPSRRELLEEMALQAEVLDRISRVLLEKSDSISAADILPKAQRTRDVVLFWEECVNDSSSAFCCRSDSFFGTLKKRYTHKVKAKQPGQSEKEYILSALRSPKRRRALNKMRGRCFTELLPLGCTLQTLAALQIDSNHKVCKAAANCLCRAAGCKAFRSKAVVFYTESLKSLDVQIQHGSCLALKCLRATESGDHIADLWRSADEDLRSAARETVLSFGKKGYLAFQRMDQLYTEMQEEVYQNQETEMTYL comes from the exons atGTCGGTTAAGCTGCGATTCGACTCTCCCTCAGATGGAGGTTTGGTCCACAGGAGCCGCTCCTTCACTGGTTTCAGCTCTCTGACTGGACGGCGAAG GCCGCCGTCTGTCCGTAACTCTCTCCGCTCCAAAGCCATGGCTGGAGGTAAATCTCCCAGAATGCACCTGTCTCCCAGCAGAGGGGGAGGAGCTATCTGGTCTCTGCAGCCGGATCAGGTCGACCGGGTCTTCCAGGCGTTACGCAAAGGACTCAA GGAGTTTCTGGAGGGTCACCAGGCAGAGATGGACTTCCTGTCGTCCCAGCAGAGAGAGACCAAGAGGAACTCCAGACTG GCCTTTCTGTATGATCTGGAGAAG GAGATAAGAGCACTGGAGCGATACATCCGAAGATTAGAATTTCAAATCAGCAAG gtggaggagctcTACGAGACCTATTGTATCCAGTGGAGGTTGTGTCAGGGAGCCGTCAACATGAAGAGAGCCTTCTCACTGTCCCCGTCCACCAGAGCGTCCAGAGAGAGTCTGCTGGAGCTCAACCGCAACCACAGACACAGCCTGCAG GACATGTCAGTTATGGAAGGAGAGCTGGAGATCCTCCTTGGGGAGCTACACATCAAAATGAAAg GTCTGATCGGCTTTGCACGGCTCTGCCCCGGAGACCAGTACGAG GTGGTGGTGCGGTTGGGCCGCCAGCGATGGAGGATCCGAGGGAGGATCGAATCGGATGACACGCAGGCctgggatgaagaggagatggTCTTCCTCCCGCACATACACCACAACTTCGAGATCAag GTGACGGAGGCGAAGGGTTTGGGTTGGCTGCTGGTTGGCATGGTGACGTGCGCGAGCGCAGACTTCTTTGTGGCGAAGCCGCAGCTGATGCTGGTGGACGTCACGGAGCTGGGAACCATCAAACTGCAGCTGGAAGTCACCTGGAA CCCGTTTGATAGCAGTGAGAAGATGAGGCcgctgtctgtcagcaggcagTCAGTGTCCAGCAGAAAGAGTTCGGTTTACAGCTGGACGGCGCCGAGCACCCCCTCCTTCACCGAGAAATACTTCATA tcgATGGTACGTGAGCTGCAGGACGGAGAGGGTTCCCTCCCGTCTCTGGTCTCCAAAAGTCGACATAACAGAGGAGGCGTGTCTCTGCTGAGCTACCTGTCGGACCCCTCACACACCGGCATCACATCAAACCACAGCCCTCAAAGCCCCTACGCCCTCAG TCTCCATCGGACTCACAGCTACCCCTCCAGCCACAGCCAAGGCACCAGCCTGGGAGGCAGCCAGACTCAGCTGTCCCTCGGGGAGGAGGGCTCCCTGGAGggctctgcagaggagagggagaggaggaagacggtggaggaggaggaggaggaggatggaggggaggagtgGCGAAGTGTGTTGGACGCTCATTCTACACCAGCGCAGAGTAAAACGGGTTCCCTGCTGGCTCTGCAGAT GTCCAGCACTCCGGATATCCTCAGAAAGAACACGGCCGGAGAAGCGGAGCCTGAGACTCAGAGTGCAGCGCTGGGACCAGACACTGTCAGCGTTcag GACTCCCCAGAATGTCAGTTGTATTCTGCCCCTGACTCCCCCACACCCTCCACCCAGCCCCCAGCCGTCACCGCCTCCCCACCCGCCGTCGCCGCTCAGGCCCAAGAGAGGCCGGGGGCGAGCGGTGCCCAGCGCAGGGCTCAGGCCGTCAGGCTGGGAGCCCTGATCGCTGAGCTGGAGAAGATGTTACAGAACCAGAGCTGCTCTGAGAAGGAGCTGAGAGCACTGGACCACCAGATTCTGCACCTGGCAACCATACTGAAG AACGACCTCTCCCTGCTCAGAAGCTCGTCATCAGAGGAGACTCTGGCCGTGGAGGAAGTCCTGGGCAgctttgacttcctgtcacatGACTTCAACGCAGATGatgacacttcctgtttgggcAGCCTGAGACTGAAAGACAGCGG CATCAGTTCCTTCCAGCAGAGCACTCTGAGGAGTCTCGGCCTCTTCTCCCagaacagccaatcagcttctgAGGAAGAGTTTGTCATCGCCCCTCTGACTTCTGGGAACTGGGGTCTTGACCAGGCTCTTGAGACTCACTTGGACATATGCTGCATCCTGCTGCAG ATGATTCAAACGACTGACTTCAGCCCATCGAGGagggagctgctggaggagatggCTCTGCAAGCTGAAGTCCTGGACAGAATCAGCCgtgtgctgctggagaagaGCGACAGCATCTCTGCAGCCGACA TCCTGCCGAAGGCCCAGAGGACCAGGGATGTGGTGTTGTTctgggaggagtgtgtgaaCGACAGCAGCTCTGCGTTCTGCTGCCGCTCTGACAGTTTCTTCGGGACGCTAAAGAAGCGTTACACGCACAAGGTGAAGGCCAAGCAGCCTGGCCAATCAGAAAAAG AGTACATCCTGTCCGCCCTGAGGAGCCCCAAAAGGAGGCGGGCTTTAAATAAGATGAGGGGGCGGTGCTTCACGGAGCTCCTCCCGCTGGGGTGCACGCTGCAGACGCTGGCCGCCCTGCAGATCGACTCCAACCACAAAGTCTGCAAAGCTGCTGCCAACTGTCTCTGCAGAGCCGCCGGCTGCAAGGCCTTCAGGAGCAAA GCGGTGGTTTTCTACACAGAGAGTTTGAAAAGCCTTGATGTTCAGATCCAACATGGCTCCTGTCTGGCTCTGAAATGCCTCAGG gcAACGGAGAGTGGGGACCACATAGCAGATTTGTGGCGATCGGCGGATGAAGATCTTCGCAGCGCTGCCAGAGAGACCGTCCTCTCCTTCG GTAAAAAGGGCTACCTGGCCTTCCAGAGGATGGACCAGCTCTACACTGAGATGCAGGAGGAGGTTTATCAGAACCAAGAGACCGAGATGACCTATCTATAG
- the blcap gene encoding apoptosis inducing factor BLCAP, with translation MYCLQWLLPVLLIPKPLNPALWFNHSMFMGFYLLSFLLERKPCTICALVFLAALFLICYSCWGNCFLYHCQDAALPDAAHDPAIVGT, from the coding sequence ATGTATTGCCTACAGTGGCTGCTTCCTGTGCTACTCATCCCCAAGCCGCTGAACCCGGCGCTGTGGTTCAACCACTCCATGTTCATGGGCTTCTACCTGCTCAGCTTCCTGCTGGAGAGGAAGCCCTGTACCATCTGTGCCTTGGTCTTCCTGGCTgccctcttcctcatctgctATAGTTGCTGGGGCAACTGCTTCCTCTACCACTGCCAGGATGCCGCACTGCCGGACGCTGCCCACGACCCGGCGATTGTCGGGACCTAG
- the ripor3 gene encoding RIPOR family member 3 isoform X1, protein MSVKLRFDSPSDGGLVHRSRSFTGFSSLTGRRRPPSVRNSLRSKAMAGGKSPRMHLSPSRGGGAIWSLQPDQVDRVFQALRKGLKEFLEGHQAEMDFLSSQQRETKRNSRLAFLYDLEKEIRALERYIRRLEFQISKVEELYETYCIQWRLCQGAVNMKRAFSLSPSTRASRESLLELNRNHRHSLQDMSVMEGELEILLGELHIKMKGLIGFARLCPGDQYEVVVRLGRQRWRIRGRIESDDTQAWDEEEMVFLPHIHHNFEIKVTEAKGLGWLLVGMVTCASADFFVAKPQLMLVDVTELGTIKLQLEVTWNPFDSSEKMRPLSVSRQSVSSRKSSVYSWTAPSTPSFTEKYFISMVRELQDGEGSLPSLVSKSRHNRGGVSLLSYLSDPSHTGITSNHSPQSPYALSLHRTHSYPSSHSQGTSLGGSQTQLSLGEEGSLEGSAEERERRKTVEEEEEEDGGEEWRSVLDAHSTPAQSKTGSLLALQMSSTPDILRKNTAGEAEPETQSAALGPDTVSVQDSPECQLYSAPDSPTPSTQPPAVTASPPAVAAQAQERPGASGAQRRAQAVRLGALIAELEKMLQNQSCSEKELRALDHQILHLATILKNDLSLLRSSSSEETLAVEEVLGSFDFLSHDFNADDDTSCLGSLRLKDSGISSFQQSTLRSLGLFSQNSQSASEEEFVIAPLTSGNWGLDQALETHLDICCILLQMIQTTDFSPSRRELLEEMALQAEVLDRISRVLLEKSDSISAADILPKAQRTRDVVLFWEECVNDSSSAFCCRSDSFFGTLKKRYTHKVKAKQPGQSEKVFSQLLQQLQAACRTMPSHRPVCSPDRVTLFQLSVYLKRWSVQELGEHISRLSKEEYILSALRSPKRRRALNKMRGRCFTELLPLGCTLQTLAALQIDSNHKVCKAAANCLCRAAGCKAFRSKAVVFYTESLKSLDVQIQHGSCLALKCLRATESGDHIADLWRSADEDLRSAARETVLSFGKKGYLAFQRMDQLYTEMQEEVYQNQETEMTYL, encoded by the exons atGTCGGTTAAGCTGCGATTCGACTCTCCCTCAGATGGAGGTTTGGTCCACAGGAGCCGCTCCTTCACTGGTTTCAGCTCTCTGACTGGACGGCGAAG GCCGCCGTCTGTCCGTAACTCTCTCCGCTCCAAAGCCATGGCTGGAGGTAAATCTCCCAGAATGCACCTGTCTCCCAGCAGAGGGGGAGGAGCTATCTGGTCTCTGCAGCCGGATCAGGTCGACCGGGTCTTCCAGGCGTTACGCAAAGGACTCAA GGAGTTTCTGGAGGGTCACCAGGCAGAGATGGACTTCCTGTCGTCCCAGCAGAGAGAGACCAAGAGGAACTCCAGACTG GCCTTTCTGTATGATCTGGAGAAG GAGATAAGAGCACTGGAGCGATACATCCGAAGATTAGAATTTCAAATCAGCAAG gtggaggagctcTACGAGACCTATTGTATCCAGTGGAGGTTGTGTCAGGGAGCCGTCAACATGAAGAGAGCCTTCTCACTGTCCCCGTCCACCAGAGCGTCCAGAGAGAGTCTGCTGGAGCTCAACCGCAACCACAGACACAGCCTGCAG GACATGTCAGTTATGGAAGGAGAGCTGGAGATCCTCCTTGGGGAGCTACACATCAAAATGAAAg GTCTGATCGGCTTTGCACGGCTCTGCCCCGGAGACCAGTACGAG GTGGTGGTGCGGTTGGGCCGCCAGCGATGGAGGATCCGAGGGAGGATCGAATCGGATGACACGCAGGCctgggatgaagaggagatggTCTTCCTCCCGCACATACACCACAACTTCGAGATCAag GTGACGGAGGCGAAGGGTTTGGGTTGGCTGCTGGTTGGCATGGTGACGTGCGCGAGCGCAGACTTCTTTGTGGCGAAGCCGCAGCTGATGCTGGTGGACGTCACGGAGCTGGGAACCATCAAACTGCAGCTGGAAGTCACCTGGAA CCCGTTTGATAGCAGTGAGAAGATGAGGCcgctgtctgtcagcaggcagTCAGTGTCCAGCAGAAAGAGTTCGGTTTACAGCTGGACGGCGCCGAGCACCCCCTCCTTCACCGAGAAATACTTCATA tcgATGGTACGTGAGCTGCAGGACGGAGAGGGTTCCCTCCCGTCTCTGGTCTCCAAAAGTCGACATAACAGAGGAGGCGTGTCTCTGCTGAGCTACCTGTCGGACCCCTCACACACCGGCATCACATCAAACCACAGCCCTCAAAGCCCCTACGCCCTCAG TCTCCATCGGACTCACAGCTACCCCTCCAGCCACAGCCAAGGCACCAGCCTGGGAGGCAGCCAGACTCAGCTGTCCCTCGGGGAGGAGGGCTCCCTGGAGggctctgcagaggagagggagaggaggaagacggtggaggaggaggaggaggaggatggaggggaggagtgGCGAAGTGTGTTGGACGCTCATTCTACACCAGCGCAGAGTAAAACGGGTTCCCTGCTGGCTCTGCAGAT GTCCAGCACTCCGGATATCCTCAGAAAGAACACGGCCGGAGAAGCGGAGCCTGAGACTCAGAGTGCAGCGCTGGGACCAGACACTGTCAGCGTTcag GACTCCCCAGAATGTCAGTTGTATTCTGCCCCTGACTCCCCCACACCCTCCACCCAGCCCCCAGCCGTCACCGCCTCCCCACCCGCCGTCGCCGCTCAGGCCCAAGAGAGGCCGGGGGCGAGCGGTGCCCAGCGCAGGGCTCAGGCCGTCAGGCTGGGAGCCCTGATCGCTGAGCTGGAGAAGATGTTACAGAACCAGAGCTGCTCTGAGAAGGAGCTGAGAGCACTGGACCACCAGATTCTGCACCTGGCAACCATACTGAAG AACGACCTCTCCCTGCTCAGAAGCTCGTCATCAGAGGAGACTCTGGCCGTGGAGGAAGTCCTGGGCAgctttgacttcctgtcacatGACTTCAACGCAGATGatgacacttcctgtttgggcAGCCTGAGACTGAAAGACAGCGG CATCAGTTCCTTCCAGCAGAGCACTCTGAGGAGTCTCGGCCTCTTCTCCCagaacagccaatcagcttctgAGGAAGAGTTTGTCATCGCCCCTCTGACTTCTGGGAACTGGGGTCTTGACCAGGCTCTTGAGACTCACTTGGACATATGCTGCATCCTGCTGCAG ATGATTCAAACGACTGACTTCAGCCCATCGAGGagggagctgctggaggagatggCTCTGCAAGCTGAAGTCCTGGACAGAATCAGCCgtgtgctgctggagaagaGCGACAGCATCTCTGCAGCCGACA TCCTGCCGAAGGCCCAGAGGACCAGGGATGTGGTGTTGTTctgggaggagtgtgtgaaCGACAGCAGCTCTGCGTTCTGCTGCCGCTCTGACAGTTTCTTCGGGACGCTAAAGAAGCGTTACACGCACAAGGTGAAGGCCAAGCAGCCTGGCCAATCAGAAAAAG tgttttctcagctcctgcagcagctccaggcgGCCTGTCGGACGATGCCCAGCCATCGGCCGGTCTGCAGCCCCGACAGAGTCACCCTCTTCCAGCTGTCGGTGTATCTGAAGCGCTGGAGCGTGCAGGAGCTGGGAGAGCACATCTCACGCCTCTCCAAAGAAG AGTACATCCTGTCCGCCCTGAGGAGCCCCAAAAGGAGGCGGGCTTTAAATAAGATGAGGGGGCGGTGCTTCACGGAGCTCCTCCCGCTGGGGTGCACGCTGCAGACGCTGGCCGCCCTGCAGATCGACTCCAACCACAAAGTCTGCAAAGCTGCTGCCAACTGTCTCTGCAGAGCCGCCGGCTGCAAGGCCTTCAGGAGCAAA GCGGTGGTTTTCTACACAGAGAGTTTGAAAAGCCTTGATGTTCAGATCCAACATGGCTCCTGTCTGGCTCTGAAATGCCTCAGG gcAACGGAGAGTGGGGACCACATAGCAGATTTGTGGCGATCGGCGGATGAAGATCTTCGCAGCGCTGCCAGAGAGACCGTCCTCTCCTTCG GTAAAAAGGGCTACCTGGCCTTCCAGAGGATGGACCAGCTCTACACTGAGATGCAGGAGGAGGTTTATCAGAACCAAGAGACCGAGATGACCTATCTATAG